The following nucleotide sequence is from Bactrocera oleae isolate idBacOlea1 chromosome 2, idBacOlea1, whole genome shotgun sequence.
acacaataagatacaagactgttatttggtatgcaggattacattagggaagggcatctacaatgtaattttttttttaagtgggcgtggtcttgccctctaataggtttaatgtgcatatctcctaagccgctcaatctataataacaaaattcactcgaACAAATGATTTTACCTCTACCTCctcacctctatcgacagtgtgaaaaccggtgaaatcgggtgacaaccccgcagacaccatatataacggtactgtaaaaactactaacagcgcgataaattaagcacttaacacgccagagacattacattttatatctgggatggtatgagatgactttatagaaaccgccttcaaaattaaacagtgggcgTGTCACCCCCACTTTTAAGagaaaaacccatatcttgagatctgcttatccgatttcaaccaaattcggtacaaaaTATTCTGCTCAtacttctatgttatagtgcgaaaatgggtgaaatcggattacagccacacctatttcccatatttaaattccatctgattctttcactttccactatgcaaatcaagccaCAATGATTGTaacggggtaaaactttgagtgaataatgcgtttaaagtatgccaccttgtgaccaaaaattgtctaaatcgaaccaaaaacaGCCCCTAGATACTGAATACCCtaatggaccccagtgcctatagttgactttttaccgaaaatatcggtcaattcataatatatataattgaaattcatataataaaataaataaatgaaactcttgataatagtatgtttttgtgtcaaaaattggttgaatcggatcaagacttcttttaatatataattttgcccCTCACCTAAAGTAATTTCCCGTCTTTTGACCcttacaagttgcgagagtataaaatgttcggttacacccgaacatataatttccttacttgtttatttttattttgaagtcACTCcttcatatatagatatattttcagATAATCGAGTATTAATAGCCGTTTAATGTTGCCATCTCTCAAAAAAGTATCCACAATGAATCAAATAAcaagcaaacatttttaaagtaatattaaagatctttattaaatattattcaaaggTAATATCGACAGATTGtagtagattaaaaaaaaaaaagtaagcctTAGCAGTGAATAatctaaaaaaatacatacctTTATATAGATAATAGTACAAAAAGTCATAACTTatctttaaaatcaaaaaagcaCAAATAGTTCAGCCAAAGAGAAGTGCAATATAATTCTTATACTCCACTTCACTGCTGCGTTAACTCATTACTGGCCATTTCCCTCTTAATGCTAAAACGCAAACGCAGCATAACCACAGAAAATGAGAACAACACAAGACTCTTGAAGAATATTTAGCACAAATGCAAGGCGTTGAAATACGAAATGAAATACAATTCATAAAGCGATAACTAGCATActaaaaagcataaaatattcCAATATTCATAATGATTATGTCCATGTATATAGGACAAACGCTAATATGCTACGTGAATACTAATTGATTATTTCGACTGTGATCAATATACTATGTATAATTGTAAATGTATTGCATTACTAATGAAACTCGTAATTACTCGCAAAATCAAATCATTATTACTACAATATTTAATGTTGTTTACGCAAAAAGAGTTGTAATCATGACTTTTGCTTTATAGTTGCGTATATATAGTATGAATATAGTGTAAGTATACTTCTCTTTCTTGACTTCTTTTTGGGTATATGAAAAAactagtggaaaaagtactacTATATGccttgtatgcatttatatatgtatatgttttttatgtaattGTATATAGTCTGTGagtgtaatatgtatgtacatatgtaaacttttttttaaacattttcaacctAATAGCCTGACCCTGTGTCGTTATTCAACCGGatatattttagataaataCATAactgcttttttgttttgtaaaattctccacttttttgatttaaattttctttttgtttttgtaatgtatgaattcatatatgtaggtatatgtgtattatgcaattgcttttttgtttacttCATTTCCCAGGTTATTGTTtacgttttttcaaaaattctacaCTCTACAAGTCTTTCAAAATCGTACGTAATATTAGTAACAGACtttgtttagtatttttttgtgcctttagaattttttttaaccaaatttgattgcCTTTTCCCTTACCTTACCTTCAACAAATGAAGGCAGGTGCGTTTTgtctacatatacatttttagacTTTCAATTGcattattatacatatgcaaaatttaacTTTAGTTTCGCAGTAAGCAATTTCCCTGCAATGCATATATTTTGGCATTGCTTGCATTCAtttcatgtatgtatttgtaaatattgcctgtatttaattgtatttggTTGTCTGTTCGCTCGCTTCCTACtactactacatatgtatgtatgtataaactatTTATCATTATAGTTTCTTTGTAAATTTCACATTGAAAAACCATAGATTGCCATTTTTGTTACAAACGCATTGTTCAAAAGAGTTCTGACTCATCTCTCTTGCAATATTCCAATATTTCTCATGCGCTCAAAGCACCACTACCGCCACCGTCACTGCTGCCACTACCCAATAAGTCATCACAATTCACATGTAAGCCACCGCTAATCGGTACGCCACCGCCTGCGCCGCCGCTGCCCGTACCAATCGGTGTAGGGCACAGTGAGTTAGTTggtgagcttaatgccgttacTGCTGTTGGTCCGTAAAATATCAGTTCTGGAATTTGACCGCCCTGCACACCAGTACCATTGGTGCTTTCCGATGAGCATTGGAACTGAAAAGTTACATTGCCCATGCACACTTCGGACATGCCCTCCTGACCGAAGAAGCTCAGTTCGTTGCCGTCGAGTATAACGGATGCGGTGTAATAGCACTCGGGTTCAATTTGTATAGGGTTCTCAAAAAATACGTGGAATGTGTTGCTTGAACCATCCGAAAAGAACTTTGTGTCGTTTTCTGCGAGCGTGCGTCCCAAACGTTTCAATTCGATTTTCACATTATAATTAGCAGCACCGGTCGAGGAACCGTATAGGCCGAAGCCAACAATGAagattctgtaaaaaaaaaaaaattaatattaattccaCATAATATTCGTTACTTTAGTAAACAGTACAAACCTGCGATCCACCGAGAATTGTATGGAATCGCAACGCCCGCGGTAACGCCACTGATTGGAGCGATATGCGCACGACTGAAAGCGATGACATACTTGCGTCTTGAGGCCTGCACGCGCACGTGTAGGAAAACTTAAATGCGGTTTTGATTGTGCcgtaaaatgcaaaaatatatcaatagtCTCTTGTGATGTGAGTATGCCCGTCTGCGCGACGCCATTTGCGAACTCTTCCAACGTCATGGTTGGTATGCGTATTAAATGTAATGCTTGACCCAACATGCTACGCTTATTCTGTGCCGTCACGTCAACGCCCATCTTCTGGCAAGCATTCAGAGCCCAATTGAGCGCTGCCTCAAAGAGATGTATCTCCTTGCAGTTGAGCGTCTCGCGCGACAATATCGACTCGAATGTCTTTAGGTCGATGTCGACAAAGTCTTCCGATTTAATCGCCATTTCGGcctacaaacaacaaaaataatacaattagttgcactattataataatttaggtTATGTTACGCACTTGTGCATCGATTACTTCCCAGCAACGCTGCATCAGCTCGGGCTCTTCGAAAAGACGCGATTGACTGAGAAGTAGACAGGCGTTTTTTGCCGTCAATTTAACCTCTAAATAATTGACGCAGGCGCGTGCTAAGTGTGGCACAATATACTTTTTGGCTGCATACAAAGTTGCCAATATGTTATCAGGTTCCAATTGAATCTCATCACAATATAGATATCTGCGtggatataataaaaaaaatatatataattacttttGACTTTCATAATTCGCTGCTCAGCATTACCTTAACAGCGTTAAAAACGCCGATGGCTCCACATCAGGCACTTTAATTTCCTGTTTATTCTCGGCCAAACCACCATAAAACATAGCGTAAAATACTGAACTACCCGTGGCTAAAATGTACTTGTGTGCCGGTATTGTTTGTACACAATCTGCTGGcgtaaagaatttaaaaagacACTTATgaacattttgaaatattaaacaaaataatgctCAACACATACCGAACTCTCCCCCCACAACAAATTTGACATCCGACATCAATTCATTGTTAAACATAGCCGCGTTCCGCTCCAGCACCGTCGCTTTGGTGGCCTGCCAGTTAGGATCAGCTGTGTCGATCGCATTCGTAGCTGCATTGCTTATTTGATTTGCAGCACCGGCTGAACAAACATACGAACCACTGCCGCTACCACCACCACTGCTGCTACTACTACCGCCTGTCGTAGCACCCGAGGAGCTCGATGGCAAACAGAAGAGCGCCGAGCTGCTAATAACACCAGGGGACGCCAAGGGCGATGATGGTGCGCTGATTGGTTgagttatttgtatattatgctcACCACCGCCAGTTGCAGTACCGCTGCCGCTGGTAGAGCCACCTCCGCTGCTACTACCGCCGCCAACGCCACCACTCGTTGCTGAACCGGCACCTACTGCTGCAATGGcgcttcgttgttgttgctgctgttgatggTGATTATTTGCAGAATTGTTGTGTGGCGGCGATAGCAATAGCCCATTACCATTGTTTAATGTTTCCACTGTAAACacaatatttgtaaacaaagaTGTGAGAGGTATAGATTAGTTAACTTGAAATGTAGATAACACACGTGTATGTTTACAATTTGATTTCGTCGTATTAGTGcgaaataattttcgaaaatcgaAATTGCCCCTTGTCGATTTGTTACCCGGCGTCACTGACTTGCTTGCGTTTCTGTTCATCATAATACATGTAAATAcacgtatgtgtatatttaagtaaatatgctaACTTCACTATCTTCTAACTGTTTATATCActgaattttcattatttaaaaaaaatgcgcCCTCTCCTTTATTTTGTTGTGATGGATACGAGATACTTAAAATGTTTGACGTATTTCTCGAAAgtgattttacttttattatgatTTTGGGAAAGAGTAAAACCGCAGCGTGGTGAAAAATACTGTAATTTCCTATCAGTGATAAGTGACCACAATATACGCAGTTATTtagtaattaaaatgaaatttaaataaggcTGCTGCGTAATgtgattttcataataaatttgatTATATTCTTATTAAAGTTAAAGAATAATAACAACCCGATTACTTTTAAAAGCTTGTGTGCTTGTATAAATTATAAGATATTGTAGGGAAGccagcaaataataaatttgctatattttatttgtgattaATCAACTACATTTTGAAAATCTATGCAAGACAAATAGATATTGCTGCTTATACAAATATTGTTAACCGCTTGGGTACTGCATGCTCCCCATTGTCTTATATTCTTCTTAAAATCTTTTGATAATGTGTGTATGAAATATAGTAAAAggaagcaataaaaaaatcaatatgaaCACATAACATCAGTCATTCCACTAGAATGCAAGTAAATGCgcttaacaataaaaaaaataaccattTTGGTAGTTATTTTTAGAAAGAAAAAGTATTTTCTAACGATTACAAACACATACCATTTATCCAAGCATTCATTTGTGAATGCGACATCGCCTCCTGGTTACGCTTGTTAATCGACTTTAGCGAAAGTCTATTGTTGTTCGCCATTGAAAATATTGCTGCGCTCAAGGACTTGCGATATGATTGGTTGTGACGAACAAAAGTATAcacaaaaacttgaaaaaagttTCACAAGTACGCACTAGAAGAGTTAAAAGACCCACAAAATACTATCCAACATAATAATTCAAAGCACCACAGACTTTTCTTGTACTTTCCAACAATTGTGttgtatttttacaatttataattcatttatCGACACTTTTTTCCTTGATCTTCATAGCTGCCTTTTTCATATCACCAGTATAACTTTTCCCTTGCATTTAGGTTGCATTTCCGATTTGCGAATATGGTGATTGAGAGAAACGACAACTGGAGCCTAACTAGTGTGGCCACTTGTCaataaacaagttttatttGTGCTACTTATTCGGCGATCTTATTTACTTGTGTTTCAGtgcatttgcatttgttttgaaattctctttatttttgtttccatttgctGTTAGAAGCTATATAAGCTTTAAATGATATACATTTAAAGTTAGTAAGTTTGTTTAAAGCAATATTTAGAATTTGTTTTGACAGCATGGCAACGTTGGTAATCTTCGATTTTTTACGTACTGTAGCCACAAGTGTATAAAAGAAATAACACTATTGTCAAGTTACAGGGTTGCATGCcgtattcaaataaatattttagattgaatTAATTCagtactatttttttatatacatatatatttttatagacaTGGTGCTGTCAAGAAATTTATAAGTTGCCTTATTAAACTAATGAGATGTTCGCTATTTTTTATACTACCTCCTATACATGCATTTAcacattaatatattaatttatacacatatgtatatgtaaatttgtgtctaattatattgtgttaatcatttatatatggacTTTCCATATCCGCATATTACGTGCCTTCCGTTCGGAACTTAAAAGAACACTGTCTATTGCAACCAAAAACAATTTGACAGTTATTTGTTtgatcgaaaaaaatatataaacacatatgtaacaataacaacatttaaGAGgggattttttaatataattgatttaagtttgtcaatttttgcaccgtttttgaaaaatcaagGTAACGTTTATGTTACGAATTAACTTCATTGCTCTTTAATTGTTGATTTAAGCATTCAAATTATCATAAACTCGCAttgaatacttaaaaattaagttgGTAATGAATTAACTGTTATTAAATGCTAGTTTAGAGCTAGCTAGAAGTtgaatttatcaaaaattatgcctatttttgtttttgtcttttatCAATTGTACTATATtttgttatgtatttttttcctTGTTTGGACAAAACCGCTcgcttatttttattctttgcaTTGTCAAATAATGTTGGTattcaaatttatgcttttgattctttgcttataaataatttaaattttttattattttatatttatggcCTTTCAAAGAGCCTAGACGCAGTGATAGTATTGTAGGCTGTTTTCATGTTTATCAAGACTTATAGGCAAAATAGTATTACTTGACCTTATTTACTTCTAGGCATTTAAATTAACTAACTAACTTTaggaataaatattaaaaaaaatatatttaattatgaaaataaatttaatataaaaatttatgaaaccttcattaaaataaaataaattaaactaaattaacatatttttcgtAAGATTACAAATGATGACTAAACTTCCGTTAAGGTCACCACTCCAACTTGCTTAATAATTTACACTGCCTTTAGCCCATTAGAAAAAAAGCCTAAtgtcaattttgtttttgaaaaaaaaaaaaatgaaaaaaaagcaatactaaaaaaatataaattaaactgacaattaattttttctcaaaaaacgTATTATCAGGGATTGAAAATGATTTAATGttatctttttttaattcagtttgaatttttttattatttattggaaatttttggaaattcaaaaatttttgtgtaATCATTTTGAAGCTAAAAAATAtggtatgtatttgtaatataatttaataaattttgccaATAGTAACTATtgaattacataaatttttagaaaaactcCTCAAGTAACTATTTTATCAAACTTTGTACTATtatgaactttttttaaaataaacttcgGTCTATAACTGAACCAAGAACAAAAAACTTTGGCATCtgcttttagtttattattattactataacttttttcaaggcttatttatttttttcgttagTAGTTTTACGTTCTTTATTGCCTCCTTCTTCGATGGTCACTTTGACTATTAGGCTTTTCTAGTTTGATGACGCTAAACATTTCGCTGAATGCTGTCAAAAAAAGCTGTTGACCCTTAGCAAATTCATTACCAATTTCCGATATACACGCATATAAACATACTAtaaactatacatatgtatgtacacaaataCCTACATAGTCgaatagataaataaatacggacatatttatatatgcacatatgtacatagagaCTTAAAGGCATGCTAACttcgattttcaaaataaacatacaaacacaaacagtcacacacacactaatTCAAGCAACTAATCCAAGGCTCACAAACTTGTTAATTTCACACtttgcatatattgtatatgaaattTCATTAAACTCACTATTTGGATTTGAGGTGGAGATGCGGTTGTTACTTGTTACAATATTTCCACTTGTCACTGCTAACACTCCagctgttgtcgttgttgttgtcgccGGTGACAGCACTTCACGACTATTTGCTGGCTGTTGCAGCACTTCCTGATTGCCATCGCTACTCGCATATTCGGGCTCATAACTGTGCCGATACGCGCTGCCCCAATGACCGTTGAAGTCATCCTCCTCGAGTGTTAGCAGGTGGTCCAATACCTGAACGCCACGTTCAAGTGGACCGTGGAATTTGTTGATAAGCTCGGTGAGACGCAGGTTGAGACCGTTCACTTCCGGTTGGGACACCGCCCAGTAGAACAGATGTCGCCCCAAATGACTTCCTAAACTATTGGCAAAGGCTTCGATCATCTTCTACGCGCTGCACCGCAGACATACGTCGTCGACATTATAAAACTAAATTGCATACTtttctaatttatatataatatcactATTCTTTGAAGCTTGGCAATTGTTACTTGTGTTGTTGCTAGTGGATAGGCgagtatgtaagtgtgtgtgcgcGAATATACTGAAATGTGATCTGAAAGAAAACTGAGATATTTTTTGAGTGGAAAATTTGAGTGTTTTGGTAGAATCGAAAAAGacacttgtatgtatttacatatatattatatattatatggttttgatttttgttttgagataaatttcttgttcttgttaagAAAGACTTTGCGGCCTTTCGCTTGATTTGAGATTTTCTTTGgtcgaaatataaatatataggtattaattatttatttttaaattaattttaatttgttaatttattcattctttacaaaattttttaatattatattatattttgcttatactttttgtgtttttttatttggcaaatattttttttttatattattatatttttttatatatatataattttttttaggtatgtatgcatatgttatatttttttaaatattttttttattaatatttttaattttaattttaattatttatatttttatttttttttttttaatctattttttgTTAAGTCATTTCGCATTTGTTTGAATCATATTTTCCGCTTTTTTGTGTTCTATTTCACTCTTCATTCCATTATATGTACTCGCTTCATATTTTATCATGTAGAAgcatctatatatttatatattatatactcgtatgtagtatataaatatgtatttacaaatatatatctttGCACTTGTTTGTTGCTGTATCCATCGCTAATTTTTGTGCGAAGTTTCGAAATTTTCTGTTTCCTCAAATCCGTTTTCGGCCATTTTCACATTGCTTTGGCTTTTCATGTTGCAGGAAGTTGCATGTCTACTCATACATATGTGATTGCATTGCATACTGCGAATACTTAGTATTATCTATCCAATATGGtgatatttctaattttttcgcactttttttattttttgttttttctttcggCTTCTTCTCACTTCATTACACGTAAAAGTAGACGCCGAAAATATAAGCAAATAgtgaaaactaattttatttttatttttggtttgcaCTGTGCTTTTCAAAGCTTTTGTTTCTGTGTCAACTAATTTCCGCTGCAAATTAATATGCAACAAAAGTTCATGGGAAGTGTTTTCATTGTGTTAGATATTGATGTACCGAAGGTAGAATCTAAAGAACTTGGAAAGATAACGGTaaaattggttttaaaatttgaaattacaaataaatactagaacaaataatcaaaatattttgaatttattaaaattattaaataaaattaattaagaaataataacTGAAATCGGATATAATTAACCCTTTCCAAGCCTACTTAAAGAAAGTTTGTGCTCAAAGTAAGtaacatttattttgaaaatagtttttgGAAATGTTGTTATTGACCAATAGAAATGTTTTTGATGGCCAAGTTCTTTATCAAAACGTATGTTACCTCACTCCGAAAGATATCCGCCTAAAAAAACACCATCACCTTTTTGCGATTTTCCTTATTAGAAAGTATATAAGTATTGAAACTACAATTTGCATTTTAATCAGAATTTTTAGAGGATTCTAGTATACACATtcgaaatatataagaaaattccCAAGAGTAATGACAGCTCGTTTGAACTGCTATATTTTTACAGCTActctcattaaaaaaataataatttttatatacaatatatgtgtgatatttaaaGATGGTGCAAAAAAATGAAGTGTGCTACTATAAATTGTACACTtgataccatctgatcaaatttgacccggattgccaaatatattttttcacgcTTTTTAATACACATTTTATTACCGTCTTCAAAATAGGTTCCTGAGGCAATACAAGCATGTCAAatattaatccaattttccatacttttgttataagcctcggctggatTTCAGTGCTTTCAGTGCCTTCAGTGAAtattggttttttcggtttctgcTCTTTTTTGGTTTCAACGTCATCTGTATAAATCCACGTCTCGTCGCCAGTAAAGCTGCATAAGATATGTTTTGAGATCATCTACTATTTCTCTAATGCCAACACGCCGATTTCTAAGCCttatttcattaactttttttttaagagaaaatAATGACACACACTAATATAATTCACcacaatacaccacactcatacatcacctCACGGGAcaacacaataataataataacaagaaaaaacgttaacatcggttgcaccgcagctatcatacccttcacaaatacaaaaggttccttagaagaacttgatcatatatctcgtcaaatgaaaaagttttccgtacaaaaacttgattccgattgttcagtttgtgtggcagctatatgatatagtggtccgatatcggccattccgacaaatgagcagcttcttggaaagaaaaagttatatgctaaatttaagatagatatctcaaaaactaaaagactagttcgtgtatatacagacgggcggacagacggacatggcaaaatcaattcagctcatcatgctgatcatttatgtatatattttatagggattccgacgtttccttctggatgttacaaacttcgtggcaaacttaatataccctgttcagagtgaCCTAATTTCAACTGTGATTTTCTTTTATGACATTCGGTGCGTGcgaattttagttttgatatAAGTTTATAGTAGTGATTTTCTCCGTAAATTAAGGTtgtgtttttacaatattcattaacagaggtgaatTGACGACTCGCATgaacaagttttcgatgacttcacaacCTTCACCGAATACTTTTGTTCGACTAAAAttcttgtgttcgtgataagaTAGACtctccaaaacacttctgctacattttcaacgattccgtagccgtgattctaTTGGAAATCTCAAGTTGTTGTTCACTGTTTTTCAtgataaaaatcgccagacaaactttttgaGTCTATCTAGAAAACAATTTTcgatcgattcggtttgcgtgTGCAGATTAAATGGACCAATCCGGATGGTACTTTTGGAAAATCagtgtaaatacatacaatattatACACAGAGTTGTTTGGTGAGCACAATATGCTTTAGATTGACACAACttttattatgaatttaaatagCGAGTTTCGGTTAGTTTAAGAATCTCGTCATATTTGATTATGCCACTGAGGGGACGATATATTAGTCAGTTAGTTGCTGTTTATTAAGCTGTTATTAAGCAATCTggtatttaaattcaatttatttctatAATGTAAATGTCATTT
It contains:
- the lute gene encoding BTB/POZ domain-containing protein 6-B isoform X3, producing the protein MMNRNASKSVTPGNKSTRGNFDFRKLFRTNTTKSNLETLNNGNGLLLSPPHNNSANNHHQQQQQQRSAIAAVGAGSATSGGVGGGSSSGGGSTSGSGTATGGGEHNIQITQPISAPSSPLASPGVISSSALFCLPSSSSGATTGGSSSSSGGGSGSGSYVCSAGAANQISNAATNAIDTADPNWQATKATVLERNAAMFNNELMSDVKFVVGGEFADCVQTIPAHKYILATGSSVFYAMFYGGLAENKQEIKVPDVEPSAFLTLLRYLYCDEIQLEPDNILATLYAAKKYIVPHLARACVNYLEVKLTAKNACLLLSQSRLFEEPELMQRCWEVIDAQAEMAIKSEDFVDIDLKTFESILSRETLNCKEIHLFEAALNWALNACQKMGVDVTAQNKRSMLGQALHLIRIPTMTLEEFANGVAQTGILTSQETIDIFLHFTAQSKPHLSFPTRARAGLKTQVCHRFQSCAYRSNQWRYRGRCDSIQFSVDRRIFIVGFGLYGSSTGAANYNVKIELKRLGRTLAENDTKFFSDGSSNTFHVFFENPIQIEPECYYTASVILDGNELSFFGQEGMSEVCMGNVTFQFQCSSESTNGTGVQGGQIPELIFYGPTAVTALSSPTNSLCPTPIGTGSGGAGGGVPISGGLHVNCDDLLGSGSSDGGGSGALSA